A window of Cryptomeria japonica chromosome 3, Sugi_1.0, whole genome shotgun sequence contains these coding sequences:
- the LOC131029303 gene encoding transcription factor BIM1, translating into MALSSRLNVTTLGGSKELAAASESVYISSPGLRSADLSYSVPINPYSSSFHDLRTSPPNRRLMELPQPQHSSEGSKTPHDFLSLYGSSNSLNRAAEHRSNQGLSTTYLTTQDFLQPLERGGRTSNNNNSRGSEVSSAEGSAATSTSSVEHVLPGGIGTYSISHISAYGQSNGKSEAGPPPPPSPMVHVNATEAKPEIAARVTSAMNNYGVGGGPAFALWEERVRVPEGNRTTDPHAKSDAAKDYGYWPAARSKTDLFLAKNAFSLNSVDVIQQPIPSSSKQRPQTGQGFVEMMKSMKPISEDDEDEDDEYVDRNRENRKEILSHKGEAPSKVDGKSNDQRANTPRSKHSATEQRRRSKINDRFQTLRDLVPHSDQKRDKASFLLEVIEYIQSLQEKVRKYEATEQSWNQERMKTMVWDLCKKSPVHGELPVDGCRTIASAVLDSKQNSEVAEPNKPRTPNATMHDEMNTAGTAMHPNSQSLMQTNKSTQLSPGCQTYREKENSGVFNKPVPLTLSMQQSMYSPFGRNLTHSVHPKTQAVSEIHSLPTVPGITSGCMAVNAFTFDREKDGNSTASVLLPRFQENTVNVAKTMSGLETQWSERRSSQPSSIPQDSGQNGGIPVKDENLDTKSACKPDQYSNICLNNRLSQSVSQSEAELASRQLQPQSSSPDQHRVNESQLPANEQEQLVIQGGVINVSSVYSQGLLDTLTQALRSSGLDLSQANISVQIDLGRQSGTVGVTTNAKEHSHNQEESSQNHQLQGQVRAAEQTSECEPPHKRPKIERDL; encoded by the exons ATGGCTTTGTCTTCTCGGCTCAATGTAACAACGCTAGGAGGTTCGAAGGAATTAGCAGCAGCATCAGAATCAGTGTATATTTCGTCGCCCGGTCTCCGATCCGCAGATCTCTCGTATTCCGTGCCGATAAATCCATATTCTTCTTCGTTCCACGACTTGAGAACATCTCCCCCTAACAGGCGCTTGATGGAGCTTCCGCAACCTCAACACTCTTCTGAAG GATCGAAAACACCTCACGACTTCCTTTCATTATACGGGAGCTCCAACTCTTTAAATAGAGCAGCAGAACACAGATCTAACCAAG GACTTTCCACCACATATCTTACAACGCAGGATTTCTTACAACCCCTTGAAAGGGGTGGGAGGACTAGTAATAATAATAACAGCCGGGGTTCAGAGGTTTCATCCGCTGAGGGTTCTGCTGCCACGTCGACCTCCTCTGTTGAGCATGTTCTTCCGGGCGGTATTGGTACTTACAGCATAAGCCACATTTCGGCTTATGGACAGAGCAATGGCAAATCTGAAGCCGGTCCTCCTCCGCCTCCTTCTCCCATGGTTCATGTCAATGCAACGGAAGCCAAACCAGAAATTGCAGCCAGGGTTACATCTGCTATGAACAATTATGGTGTAGGAGGAGGACCGGCATTCGCATTGTGGGAAGAACGTGTTCGTGTTCCAGAGGGGAATCGAACCACTGACCCGCATGCCAAAAGTGATGCAGCTAAAG ATTATGGGTATTGGCCAGCTGCTAGATCAAAAACAGACTTGTTCCTTGCCAAGAATGCATTCAGTCTCAACTCGGTTGATGTCATTCAACAGCCAATTCCTTCCTCAAGCAA ACAGCGGCCGCAAACAGGGCAAGGTTTTGTTGAGATGATGaagtccatgaaaccaatttcagaagatgatgaagatgaagatgatgagtaTGTGGATCGAAATCGAGAGAATCGGAAGGAAATTTTGTCTCACAAAG GTGAAGCACCatcaaaggtagatggaaaaagcAATGATCAGAGAGCCAACACTCCCAGGTCCAAGCACTCTGCAACTGAGCAGCGCAGACGGAGCAAGATCAATGATAG GTTTCAGACATTAAGAGATTTGGTGCCGCACAGTGATCAAAAGAGAGACAAAGCATCCTTTCTTCTTGAG GTTATTGAATACATTCAATCTTTACAAGAAAAGGTCCGAAAGTATGAGGCAACAGAGCAAAGCTGGAACCAGGAAAGAATGAAAACTATGGTCTGGGATTTATGCAAG AAAAGCCCAGTCCATGGAGAATTGCCTGTGGATGGCTGTCGAACTATTGCTAGTGCTGTTTTAGATTCAAAACAAAACAGTGAAGTTGCTGAACCAAACAAGCCCAGAACTCCAAATGCAACAATGCATGATGAAATGAACACTGCGGGTACAGCTATGCACCCAAATTCCCAGAGTCTGATGCAGACTAACAAGTCAACTCAACTTAGCCCTGGCTGTCAAACGTACAGAGAAAAGGAAAATTCTGGGGTTTTCAACAAGCCGGTTCCCCTTACTCTTTCCATGCAACAATCTATGTACTCTCCATTTGGAAGGAACTTGACACATTCTGTTCATCCTAAGACACAGGCAGTGTCTGAAATTCACTCTTTACCGACTGTTCCAGGTATAACATCTGGCTGTATGGCAGTTAATGCCTTCACTTTtgacagggaaaaagatggaaattctaCAGCATCTGTCCTTCTGCCGCGTTTTCAAGAAAATACTGTTAATGTGGCAAAAACTATGAGTGGACTTGAAACTCAGTGGTCCGAGCGAAGGTCATCTCAACCATCTTCAATCCCACAAGATTCTGGCCAGAATGGAGGGATACCAGTGAAAGATGAAAATTTAGATACAAAGTCAGCATGTAAGCCAGATCAGTATTCAAATATATGTCTTAATAACAGGTTATCTCAATCTGTGTCTCAATCAGAAGCTGAACTAGCAAGTAGGCAGCTGCAGCCACAATCATCTTCTCCTGACCAACATAGGGTGAATGAATCTCAACTGCCTGCCAATGAACAGGAGCAACTTGTGATTCAAGGTGGTGTCATAAATGTTTCAAGTGTTTACTCCCAAGG GCTGTTGGATACTTTAACGCAAGCATTGCGGAGTTCAGGTTTGGATCTTTCACAAGCAAACATATCAGTGCAGATTGACCTTGGTAGGCAGAGTGGAACAGTTGGGGTTACAACTAATGCCAAG GAGCACAGTCACAATCAAGAGGAGTCCTCACAAAATCATCAATTACAAGGGCAAGTAAGGGCTGCAGAACAAACTTCAGAATGTGAACCGCCACATAAAAGGCCAAAGATCGAGAGAGACCTGTAG